One genomic segment of Jaculus jaculus isolate mJacJac1 chromosome 2, mJacJac1.mat.Y.cur, whole genome shotgun sequence includes these proteins:
- the LOC123458704 gene encoding endogenous retrovirus group K member 7 Pro protein-like, whose product MFSGFDTGADRSIIKLDSWPKSWPLQRSSQTLQGLGYAETPQMSAKELAWYTDEGQKGRIQPFVLAVPINFWGRDVQSQLRLRLTNDYLEASKNMMKIQGFVPEQGLGKFLQGRPDSIIPKEKLDRCGLGFS is encoded by the coding sequence ATGTTCTCAGGCTTCGATACAGGTGCGGACAGGAGCATTATAAAGCTGGACTCCTGGCCAAAGTCTTGGCCCCTTCAAAGATCCTCTCAGACCCttcaaggtttggggtatgcagAGACACCCCAGATGAGTGCAAAAGAACTAGCATGGTATACTGATGAGGGGCAAAAGGGAAGAATACAGCCTTTTGTATTAGCGGTCCCTATCAATTTTTGGGGAAGGGATGTTCAATCCCAGTTGCGCCTCCGCCTGACTAATGACTATTTGGAGGCtagtaaaaatatgatgaaaatacaaggctttgtcccagaacagggactAGGAAAGTTCCTTCAGGGGCGCCCCGATTCAATCATTCCAAAAGAAAAGCTGGACCGCTGtggattgggtttttcctag